The following is a genomic window from Fusarium oxysporum Fo47 chromosome IV, complete sequence.
TCCCAACATGTGGTTTGATTCAGCATCAAGATACACAAACGAACCCTTAGAGTGACTGCGTTCATGCACATGATATCTGCAAGAAAGGCGCCACGCCCACGCCTAGTGAGACATGTtccgtcgtcatcgtcccAGGAACTCGGCAATCAAAACGACTTCTGGAAGGGGCATGCTCCAATTGAGCCATGTTATTGGACCGACGCATCGTGAGAAAGGATGCCCACGAGATCCCAACATGGGGGGATACGGCTCCTTAGTGGCTTGAGGCATGCGACAAGCTTAGCTCTTTGAGCTATGTAACCTAGAGGAACCGATGACAGCTTGGGAAAGCGGTCTTGGTCCTGCAGTTGCGTTATGACTTGCAGGAGATCAGACCCATGGATCTGGTGTACCACAACGAGGCTATTCCTAGATCTCGACAGTTCTCATTGTGCGGCTCTGGCAGTGCAGGTCTGACCATGTAATGCGATATGTAATTATCTGATATTCTGTCATAAGCTGCCTGATCATAATTTAACATTTTGCAAATACAACATTGAGTCTCATGGTTTCTGTAGGATGAGGCTATATAGCTAGCTCTTATCCGGTGCTTGGACTTGCATCATTTTCATTTCTAGCTGATGCAGCCGATACCAAGGTAACCAAGTTATATGGCGTCAGTGTAGGTTTATCTCATGCTTTATGCTTTTAACTACCAATATCTTTGAAACTCGTCGATCTCTTCTTCGCTAGCTTCGGACAATAGCTCCCAATAAGCATCAACCTTCTTGTAAAGACTATCACCCAGCAATGACCAAGCGCTCAATGCACTGTGAACGTACTATGGAAATAAAAGCCACATAATTTCCGATTTGCTCGGATTATACATTGCATAAACGTTTCGTTTCGATAGCCACGATCATGTAGAAGTCTGACCACACAGCCAAATGCGTCGCTCAGCTTAAAACACAATCACTGAAACATAAGCCATGAACGAAACGACCTTGATCAAGTATACAATGCGTAAAATTCAAAGTCTATGCCATTTTGTAGACAAAAAAAAATCAACCCAAAAAACAACCATTTCCGAGGGAGCCTCTCCCCAAATGTATGTATGCCGTACACAAGTGCCAATGGGTATGCCAAAAAACCAGTTCCCAAAAGTAATTGCAGACCCGCAAACCCAGATACCCAATGCATCATGTCATAAAATAAactagtaataataaaataggATCATTTATCCTCGTCGGGATTATATCCCCAGAGGCGTCTTCGCTCTAGAGCCCACCAGTGGGCAACTTCGTCGGCTTCCTTCACCCAGGTCGCAGCGTCGTTGCCGTACTGGCGCTTCACTGCCTTGATCATTGACTTGATCGACCATTTGTCCAAAGCGTCTAGCTCTAGCGGGTCTTTGCCGAGATCTGTAAATGTGTATTCGAGGTCTTTCTTTAGAGGAACTGCGAGGCGCCAGGGTGCGTCGGCTGAGGTTACTGTGAGCATACCACCGCCTGGGTTGATAAGTCCAAAGTTCCAAGCGCGACGGCCGTCTTGTGTCTTTTGATATGGGCGAATTAGGGATTGACCTTCGTAGTCGTGGGCGAGGTCGAGTGCAATTTCAGAATCTTTTTTGTTGAGAGATCCTGAGTTGACGAGGAGGTCGAGAATGGTGGGAAGGATAGAGATCGATGTCACGTTGGCCTCGTATTGCACGCGAGGAATGCTGGGATGTCGGAAAGAAATCGGAACCCGAAAGTTGCTGATATGACGGTTTTCGTAGGTACCTGTCTTTGAGAAATCTTCCTTGAATGCTTGGCCGTGATCACCAACGAAGACAACGAGGGTTTCATCGGCGATTCCGGTATCCTCAAACATCTGCATAAGCTCACCAAGCCATGCGTCGGTGAAGcggatggtgttgagatacttgtcaagatcttgatgattACCGCCCTCTTTACCCATGTACTTCTCTTTCTCGAACCACTTAGGTACTCCCCAAGGGTGATGAGTAGTGCTGGTAAAGTGCGACATGAAGAGTCGCTTATCTTCGGCGATGCCATCGGAAATAAACTTTCTGATGTGCTCCCTCAAATCGGTTTCGGGGTATCCAAAATAGTTGatctcctccatctcggGATtgtccttggcctcctcgtCTAATCTGGGCTTGGTGACCTTAAAATCGAAACCAATCTTCTCGTCAAACTTGTCCTGCCTATCATAGTGGTCTGTAACGGCTTGGAAGAAAGCGGGCTTCCACTGGTACTCATGGAACTTGGCTTGCGCAGTACCGCCAAAACCCCACCAATCTCGCTTCTTCTGTGGCTTGTCTTCTGGCTTGTCATCTCGCTTTGTCGTGTTGcccttgaccttgttgaACAGTTCGAGAATCTGCGGGATGCAGGGCTGATAGCTCTCGAGTTCAGATTCTTCAAACATGTTGACGGCCATGGGCCAAGCGCCACAATGCGCGGCAGCAAGACTCTTGGTTGAGACACTGCTGCTGGTAAGACCTCCAACGACATTGACACCACCAAAGCCGGGCTTCGTCTGGTCGTTCCATACGGGCTTCGCGGGAGGATCGTAAGCACTTCCGTTTGCGCTTTGATAGTTGCCTGGCTTTCCGGTGATCTTCTCGAAGTTCTGAGTCATGCGTGATACCCGGCCGTTGACTTCATCTCTGGCATTCTCGTCGTTCGACTCCATGATGAATCGGTGTATATCGCTACCCTGCTGAAGAGGGAAGAGTTCTTCGCGCATACTCTCCATGAGAATAAGAGCAATATGTCTAATCTTGACGGAGTTATTCGAGAGTGCCTCTTGGATAGGAGCCAGAATCTCTTGATCGAGGTTAGTAATTCGCATGGGGTCGTTGACTGGGTTGTAGAAGCCCCGATCTTGCCAAGTATTGGGGCACAAATTGCTGAGACCATCCTTCTTATCATGCTCGTCCTTATATCGATCAGGATTCCACTTGAGAAAACCGCTGGGGATGGGGTTAGGAAGCCAAGCAGGAGGGTTCTCTCTGTACTTCTTTACCAAGTCGTTGTTCTCTCTGCTGGGAGCCCATCCCTTGAAGTTGCCCTTGGGATCCTGCCATCTTGACTTCTCGATGAGCTGTCGTAAGGGAAATTCGTTTTGAGAAGCACAGAGTCCAAGCTTCGGTCGCACAGAGTCGGACAATCGTAGAGGCAAACTGCTTGCGATGTGATTATAAGGTTGGTCAGGGCGGGCAACCCATGTGATGCCGATGAATAGCAAGACGACTGCATTGATGACCCAAGAGGGAATGAATGCACAGCAGCGTCGCTTCTGTGTACGCTCTTCCAattccttctcatctccatcgcGGCTCAAATTAGGTGATGGATGGCCACTGTTTGTGACGGTACTTTCGCTGTTGACACGCTGGAGGAAAGGCTCGGCGTTCTCGGGGTCCTGCTGATGTTGCGGCTGTGGGCGAATCTTGCCTCGCAAATACCGAGAGACTGCAAGTGTTAACAGATTAAGCATTTTAATAGAGTTTAGCGACAAACCTGAAGCGATTCGCTTGCCAATTCCAGATACGGTGTCGCCAAAGACCCTGTATAGGTAGTTCTGAGGCAACCATGCAACGATGAGGATGATTAAACCAGAAACAATGACACTGCTGCTCTCGCTGATCAAAACATTGAGTCCCTCGTCATTAGCAAAATCGCCAGCGTCGCTCCATTCGACTTCGCCGCCTGTTCTATAATGAAAGCCAAGCTCGGATGCCGCAGCAACGAACGTTATCAAACTATGCAGCCACTGTTAGCCATAACGAGATTCAACGGAAAGGTAAAATCGAGGGCATATACGTTAAAAAGCATCCAAGAACATAACCAATCAATGAGAGAATCGTTCGCTCCCGACGCAACAATAACCGGGCGAAGAGAACTAGGAAGAAATCTTGCAGAAAGAAGGTCGGTAGATAGACGACAAAGTCGATGACGGCGATGGAATGGATGTGGATGAATAGATGTAGCAGCTTCGTAAATAGTAATGATACGAAAAAGACAGCAAAAAGATAAGAGACTAAAGAAGGCATATTGGGCCTACTTCACATCATCAGGTTCAACGAGATGCGGAAGAGGATGATATTGAAGGGTTGGATTTGAGGTGGAGGGGAGGAGGAATAAGGTCAGGTCTGGGCAAAAGCCAAGCGGATATAAGGCTTTCATCAGATATAAACGAAGAGACTAAGAAGAATGTTGCAGCAGGAGCTGAAAAGCCAAGCCCCAGGTTCAGCACAGTATGTACAGACAGTTTTGGggtgagtgagtgagagTATTAGTGATTGGAGGTGAAACAGAGTGACACGCAACCCGCTCCAAGGATATTCAGGGATAGGCAATCGAATATATGGGAACCTGCGCCTGCTGCTTGCACAGTGAAGGAGTGTCAGAAACAATGAAACCTCAAATGCAAATTGCCCAGGGTTGGTATCTGGTCGCGTGTTACGGCGTGGAGGGCAGAGTTAGTTATACCGACCGTACCGTACCGTACCCGTACCTGTACCTTTTTGAGGCGGTCGTTTTAAGCTAATAAGGTGAATTTAAGTATCCGTAGCGTAGCCCAGCACATCTAGGCTCTGCTTGGATTACGACGGCGGCTTGGTTTAAGCTCGCACGCCTGGCCACGAACGGTTCTTTGACACATTCTAAACATGCCTGACCTTTCGAACCCTGCAGGTCACCTCAGTTCATTAGTAAGATAAGGTACCTTGCCTTGTTCTGCTTTGCTGGGCCGCTCTCAAGACTCACTGCGCCACCACTGAAACAAAAAGAGAGTGCTCTGGAACAAGGAGTTGCTTGCTTTGTAAGGTATCGTGATCGTCCTGCCTCTCCTGGCCAAAACTATGATCCGCTTTTAGCATCAATGATAAAAGGGGTCTtgttctctcttctttcaaACTCGGTAGTTCTTTGTGAGTATCCATTCCATTTGCTGCACCGTAACAACTGGATCCTTGATGATGTAGTGGACCTTTCTACCTGGTTATGTCTTGATGCGGTGGGATGACCGGTCGGTTACTGCGCAAATACGAGGGGCTGAGTTAGTGC
Proteins encoded in this region:
- a CDS encoding alkaline-phosphatase-like protein; translation: MPSLVSYLFAVFFVSLLFTKLLHLFIHIHSIAVIDFVVYLPTFFLQDFFLVLFARLLLRRERTILSLIGYVLGCFLTLITFVAAASELGFHYRTGGEVEWSDAGDFANDEGLNVLISESSSVIVSGLIILIVAWLPQNYLYRVFGDTVSGIGKRIASVSRYLRGKIRPQPQHQQDPENAEPFLQRVNSESTVTNSGHPSPNLSRDGDEKELEERTQKRRCCAFIPSWVINAVVLLFIGITWVARPDQPYNHIASSLPLRLSDSVRPKLGLCASQNEFPLRQLIEKSRWQDPKGNFKGWAPSRENNDLVKKYRENPPAWLPNPIPSGFLKWNPDRYKDEHDKKDGLSNLCPNTWQDRGFYNPVNDPMRITNLDQEILAPIQEALSNNSVKIRHIALILMESMREELFPLQQGSDIHRFIMESNDENARDEVNGRVSRMTQNFEKITGKPGNYQSANGSAYDPPAKPVWNDQTKPGFGGVNVVGGLTSSSVSTKSLAAAHCGAWPMAVNMFEESELESYQPCIPQILELFNKVKGNTTKRDDKPEDKPQKKRDWWGFGGTAQAKFHEYQWKPAFFQAVTDHYDRQDKFDEKIGFDFKVTKPRLDEEAKDNPEMEEINYFGYPETDLREHIRKFISDGIAEDKRLFMSHFTSTTHHPWGVPKWFEKEKYMGKEGGNHQDLDKYLNTIRFTDAWLGELMQMFEDTGIADETLVVFVGDHGQAFKEDFSKTGTYENRHISNFRVPISFRHPSIPRVQYEANVTSISILPTILDLLVNSGSLNKKDSEIALDLAHDYEGQSLIRPYQKTQDGRRAWNFGLINPGGGMLTVTSADAPWRLAVPLKKDLEYTFTDLGKDPLELDALDKWSIKSMIKAVKRQYGNDAATWVKEADEVAHWWALERRRLWGYNPDEDK